Part of the Triticum urartu cultivar G1812 chromosome 2, Tu2.1, whole genome shotgun sequence genome, cgtcatatgacgaggtggcattccagggcccaataggcgctggttcttcatcgtctccttcatcgatGTCCATAcagtcgatgtcttcggagtcgaagtcgagcatgtcggttaaatcgtctacagtggctacaaagtgggtggtgggtgggctttgaatttcttcatcatccgtatcccaatcttactgaccgtagtccggccagggctctcctgataaagagagagactttagtgatttcataatatcgccgaagggcgagtgctgaaagatgtccgcgacaGTAAACttcatgatcggcgcccaatcggattcgatcggcggAGGCGtgaatggttcggagtccggagaggagtccggctccttggaatcacgagtctcgcggagtgcggggctggtgttcggctcgatcaccgttgggatcgcagccccagaggcggcgtccaaccgcccatcctcaaTCGGCGCAGTtagctccgaattaagggtcgaaaccaatgcgggtgcggcctccagggcactgtttggcggcagagctagatcatgctcgtcgggacagtgcggcgcgctcggcggtggctcgaatccgtcgaagatcaagtccccgcggatgtcagctgtgtagtttaaacttccgaatctgacctgacggccaggggcatagctttcgatctgctccagatggccaagtgaattggcccgcagtgcgaagccgccaaagacgaagatctgtccggggaggaaggtctcaccctggactgcatcgctattgataaTCGTAgaagccatcgagcctgacggcgacgacatagaggaactcttaatgaaagcaccaatgtcggtgtcaaaaccggcggatctcgggtagggggtcccgaactatgcgtctaggccggatggtaacaggaggcaagggacacgaagttttacccaggttcgggccctctcgatggaggtaaaaccctacgtcctacttgattaatattgatgatatgggtagtacaagagtagatctaccacgagatcagagaggctaaaccctagaagctagcctatggtatgattgctgttgtctatgttatcctacggactataaccctccggtttatatagacaccggaaaggcttagggttacacaaagtcggttacaatggtaggagatctacatatctgtatcgccaagcttgccttccacgccaaggaaagtctctcccggacacaggacgaagtcttcaatcttgtatcttcgtagtccagaagtccggctgaaggtatagtccggccatccggacaccccctaatccaggactccctcattggGGGTTGACGATTCTGTAGGCTGGCATAAGTTTGTCGGATGTTGGATTTGTTACCGGCGTGAAAACTTAGGGGTTGACCATTTTGTAGGCTCGCATATGTTTGCCAGTCGCTGGATTTGTTGCAGGCATAAACTATGACCGCTTGCATGAATTACGGCTACGGTGGACAAAAAAACTATTTGCAAAAATTCAGACAGACTGTGTGTTGGGCGGTCGGACCAGACCAGATGCGTCCGTGTGTTGGGCGGTCGGACCAGACCAGATGCATCCTGTGTGTTGGGCGCACAACCAGCTCATCCGAAAAAACGGGCGGCCGCCGTCCAATTGCTCTACTCAAACGGATAAAATCCAGACAAATCTGACGTCCGTTTGACGTGCGTTGGAGGTGGCCTTAATTTATGGCGGTGTTATGACCTCACAAACAGCCCAAATTGATGCACTGACAAAACCAAGGACCAGAGCAGATTAGATACCACCATGGCCACTCACATGTTAGCTGCAGTACTACTACTACATGGTGGTGACTCACGCTGACTGCTCTGGACCAGAGACAAGGGCCGTGATCAGTGATCAGACAACCCAACCCAGAGCGAGCATCACCAAACAAGGCGGAAAAAGTTGAGCATGCAGCAGTACTGATGCTCCGGGGGTAGATCCCAGATGTGGCATCAGACCTAACAACCACCTCTACATGCCATCCTATTAAGCTTACACAATGCTACTAATtgaaaaagagagagagatgagATGATCACCCACACCCTGCTAGTGTATCTTTAGGTCGCACCAAGCCCACGATGATGAAACAAAAGTCCACTTGGACAGCTCACCCGGCGGGACTAGCTTGGCATGGATGGGACCCCCTGCACTGTGTTTGTTTAATGGCGTATATAATATCGCATTGGTCGATCCGATCTGGGAAGGGGGCTAACTCAGCCAGGGATTAACGCATTGTTTAATGGAGGAGGAGTGTGATTAAACAAAGGGGGTTTGACAGTGGGTTAGGCCGAAAGCAGGGAAGATGCAAAGAATGTCCCAGCTGTCTCTCCTTTCTTCCCTTCCACCGGCCACCAAGCATGGCTCCCTCGCTTGGAATAAAAGTAACAGCAATGGTTTTACTTTTACTTTTACGACCGGTGGAGATTGGCGAAGGTGGCTCTGAGCTCTCACAGCAAGTAGTATGCCAGGAGTAGTAGTACGACTCGAGCTATAGCTAGAGGCTCCAGCCATTGACTTGTAACAGTAGCGTTGCGTACACACGGGTAGTATTGTTGTACGTGCTAGTATAAAAATGGTAGCACCACGGGTAAATAAATACTCGTGGTGGGCACCAGTTAACCATGGGCGGCGTCATCATCATTAGTATACTCGCGCTCACGGAGACAGACAGGAGGCTGCCATAAACAAAATACACAACTCGCAAGCATTTTCTTATGCTAGTGGGTAGTGTAAAGTAAAGTAAACTAAGCATCACAAATCCAGCTGCAAATTAGGTGCTATGCTATACTAGTACAGAATTTCACGGATTGACTGACTAGCTGAGCCGTCGCTTGATTCACACTGTCACGGTTGGGTTGGTTTAGTAGCCGTGCTGGATACGTTGATCGAGTAGGAGTTGCACTCGTGTTGAAGCGACGTGACGGGCTGGGGAGGGTCGACAGCCGTAGCCCGTAAGCAAAGCAAAGACTCCGCCGCACCGCACCGCACCGAACGCAGGGCGGGTCAACGGATCGTAGTACTACACAAAACAACGAAGGAGGGGGGACGACGGGCGAGCAAACCGAGGAGTTGAAACCGAAATGCTAACGGCGAGCTGAGCCAGCCCCATCCACGGCGAGCGACCCCTCCTTTGGGCCCTGGCGCTGGCGCGGGGCCCACCCGCAGCCCTTGCTTCCGTTTCTTTTACTATTATTATTAAATCAATTATATTAAACAACGAGAAAGTAAAagcggtgggaggaggaagagaaACACTTCCTGCGCGCTCTCTGTGTCGTCTCACTGCTGGGCGGGCTGCGTGACGGGACGAGATTGGGCGCGGGGCATGGGCCGGAGGGTGCGGTCAACCGCGGGGGGCAGGCCGGAAAGCGACCCCGCACCCGCCTCCTTTGACCGGGAGCCCATCGCGTGGGGCCCTCCACTCCCCTCACCCAGACGGCGGGGCCCACAGAGGAcggaggggagagagagagagggggtgaGTGATGAGTAAACAATAATAATAATTGCTGGCACAAACAAATCAATCGGTGCGGATGCCCACCCTTGACCTCTGCacagagggggaggggggagggagcCCCACGACAAAGTATTCAATTCAATTATTGCGCTTGTTTATGCGGGGCCGCGTATGACTTCTTGTTCTTTTCTCCCTCCCGACTTTTCTATACCTCAAAAAACTACGTACTAGTATACTCCTAGTTGGCGCCCTGTATTGTACTAGTAGTACCAGTAGCAATCAATGGAGTTTATGAGGTCAAAAGTCGGGGCATTTGCCGCCGGTCCGTCCTTATTAACTGTCACTGCGCGTACATGGCAGTTTCGTCACGCCCAGGCCCAGCCAGATCCGCGGCGTtgatttttttttttgcggggtggCGTTGAATCTTATCTTACGCCGCTCAACTCAAAGTCATGGAATGGCACGACGAGCAAATAAAAATGGTGCTGTATGGACGAAGTGGAGTCTGGAGATAGTAAAAATCTCTGGCATTAAGTTTCCCTCTCCGTCTCTCTACAATCTTTCTTCTTCTTTACACGGACATCAGACAGATTGCGAGCGAACGAACGAAGCACCCCCCACCAAAAGGGGCAAGAAAGAAAAAATTTAGCTAAGTCAGACGTGCCCGTTGCCGGCGGACACACTAGCTACGGCTACGGGAGCGCCCATCGGCATCGGCACCGGCGACGGCGCCATCGGCATCGGCATCGGCCCCGGCGAGTGGCGGTGCTCGCCCTCGTAGGTCACCACCAGCATCGCCGGGTCGTCCAGGGCGCGCTCCACGTGCTTCCGAGCCGGGCACCCTCGCACTGTGCTGCACTTGTAGTAGCCCCTGAAACCCACACATCAAACCATGTCAGATCCTTGCACGCATCATGACGACAGTTCGTCGAAATCTTGTTTCGTATTGTTGGTGTTGAATCAATCGGCGAGGGAAGGAATTTACCGTGGGTAAGGGGATCCCTTGATGGGCTTCTGGCCGTACTTCCTCCACGAGTACTCGTCCGGCGGGATGTCGGCGATCTTGGCGCTCACCGCCGGCACCCTCACCGTCGTCTTCACGCGGTTCTTCCTTCTCTTGGAGCAGTGGCAACGGCTGCCGGTGGTGTTGGCCTCGGAGTGCGCGCCGGCGCACGGCTTTCTCTTGTGCCCGGACAGCGGCGGCTTGCCGGCGGAGACCAGGCTGCGGCCCTTGGACACGCTGCCCTCGCCGGCGGTCACCGACGAGAAGAAGGACGTGGACGTCACGGACGTCGCGCCCGACATGGTCAGGTTCGGCTTGGTGAAGTCCAGCGTCAGGCTCTGAGGCTGCGGGAGAGGGACCGGGGCGGCCACCGACACCGGCGCCACGACGGTCAAGGGAGCGGGCCTGGCCGGCTCGACGACGGCCAGAGGGCGCGGTGGGGGCGGGGGAGGAGCGACCGGAGCCGGAGGAGGCGGGGGAGGCGACTGGACGGGGCCGCGGCGGAAGCGGGCGTGGCCGGTGCGGTCGAGGATGGAGATCACCTTGCGGAACTTGGAGACGGCCTGGTCGGCGATCTCGCCGAACGGCTGCTGCGGGTGCTGCTGCGGCGCCTTGGACGGCGCCGCGCCGGAGAGGGAGGAGACCAGGAGCTCCAGGCTGCGGAGGCCGGCGGTGGCGGCCTCCTGGATGGCGAGCTGGTCGTCGGCGCGGCGAGGGGTGTAGCAGCCCATGAGGTCCACGGCCATGGTCGCCGGTGCGAGGTCGGATGTGGCTCTGCAGATCTTGGCTCGCTGTCTGGGTTGCGCTCTCGGTTTGGTTGGGAGTTGGAGGTCTGGACGGAGGCCACGGCTGGCTTTATAGGTGGAAACGGGGCGAGGGGAGAAGATGCGAGTCAATGATGGTGGTCGCTTTTCGGCGCAGCCCCCTGGATTCCCCCATAATTATAGATATAGGCCCTCCTGTCCTTCTTTGAAAAGTGTCAGCTTCACATTTTTTACATGAGCGGTCTAATCCCACTGTTTGGATCTGAACACCAGTCTAGTTTCACACTGTTATAAAAAATGCAGCCACCGAACTGAAGGTCGTACGTACAACATATAACTACTCCATACGATTGATTTGATTTTACTATATTTTGTTTTCAATATTTATGGCAGTGTACAGTGATTGGTTGTTTACTGTTACAGGGGACCTGTGGGTGCGAGCATAGTAGTTTGGGGGGCTTCTTTGGAAAAAGGCCCAATGCGGTGTGATAATGACATCTTCTTGGCCATGGCCCACGAGATAGTGGACTTTGGGGATAAGAATAAATGGGTTTTCTTTAAGCCGTTATTGCTCGCATCACAAGCAGGCAGAGAGGGAGAAAATATCATAGTATGCGTGTGTGTCCTGTGTCTTGGCTTCAAAGTCAACTATGGGCTGGGCGTTGTCCGGGGTATAATGATGCGTGCGTTTCTATTCTACACCAAAACAGAGTTGGCCATGATAAAAAGCGCCATTATTTCTTCTCCCCTAGCAGCACTATCGCGTCGGGATATGATATTGTCTGTATTTaatatttttctttcttttgttgaTTATATTAATAATATTTGGTTGAGCCATGTCGACGCCGGCTGTGGAACTTTCCCACCACCTCCGCTCTCCCTTTGTTTAGCCCGTTGACGGACTGTCTGTGCTGTGGGAGCTGGCATATCTCCGGCGTGATCAGGGGCTCAATTATTTTCCATATCTTCCACCGGGAGAACAATTGTTTCTTGTATTGATTTATTATAATATGCGCTAGTTCTATTGTGCTAATCTTTTGGAAATGGTGGGACAGGTGGCGTGAATAACAATACTTTTTGGACTGCTTTTTTGCAGATCAAAAGATGTTGCACTTGCTCCATAAGAAAAACATTTCAACGCTCTGTGCTCATCCGCTTGGTTCATGAAAGAACATGCGCTTGCATCACGCATGTGTTTTTTATCTCACTGCAAACCTTTATTTATTTGTTGAAAATCATAGTAGACACTAACGACCGCGCAATTGATGTTCTAGGTAGAGCAAAAATTGAGCGGTGCTTTATTTATCTAATTGTGAACCTTTATTTATTTGTTGAAAATCATAGTGCCTAGCAGCCATGGACAGCGTATGCTAGACGGACCCGCTAACCCGGCCAATGCTTGCTGCCTCCGCCTCTCACGATTTTAGGAGAGAGGGACAATTTGAGGAAAAGGTGGGAATTCTCTTCAACGCCGATGCGGCACCGCTATCGTGTCTTCGGACAGGCCCTAACCTACCTTTCATGgtggtcgtctcgccaatttACTTCATGGAGTCAGGGAAGAGTGAGAGAAAATTGAATTGATTTTAGAGATAAGATATGCATGGTGAGACAGCTCGACTTGAGCACAAGTTGAACTACGTGCTTTACCCCAAAAAGCACCAAATATATTATACAAGTTCATGACAAGTATAATTCATCCTAAACATAATAAAATTTACGTTGAGGTCTTAGGAGCACAAAACGACCATTATTGCCGCCAGAACGAGTCGAGGTGTCGTTATTGGCACTTCCCTCCCGGAGCCGTCCTCACATTGTCAACAATAGCCATGAAGCTTCGTGCACGCCCTCCTAAATACTAGGCCCTGGGGCTGCGGTTATCGTTGTTGAACCCTTGAATCGATCTGAAGTATCTGATACCAAAAGCTTTGTTGTCGGGACAAGGAGATGACCGGAATCAACACCAGAGCTTCGACGACTCCATCCAGACAAGCAAACTCGAGGAGGATCGGGGCTGGCAGAGCAATTCAAAGAAAAAGTGCCACCATTCGTTCTAGCGTTGCCCCTACAAGGACTAGAAAACCCTAAACTAAACTATTAGCAGGAATCCAGGAACCTGAAGCCCCCCCCCATTGGCCTCCGGAGTCACGTGTAGAGGGGAGATGAACCCACGGGCTCCCTGACGAAGCCTAAAGCGGGGGGAGTTTACCTTAGCCGTCGTTTAAGAGGGGAAGGGAAGGAAACCATGCTCTCGTGGCAGATTATCAATGCAGTTAACTCCACCTATGTGTTGAAAACCCTAAAACAAACCATGtgtcgaagaagaagaagaagaagaagaagaagaagaagaagaagaagaagaagaagaggaggaggaggaggaggaggaggatgagctTAGTGGAATCTCTGGTAAATGATACGTGGGGCCAGGTGTCTATATTCGTTACACGCCAAGTGATTAATCGGACAATTTATGTATTTCTCTTGGTTCATTCTCATATAGTGGTGAGTATCCGTTGAAAATCACTGGAATTGTGGTATTTTTCCTTTACAACACCCTCAATGTTTTTGCCTTGGTGTAATTTCCTCGTAAAACAAGTCAATATGTTTTGACATGATATAATCCATGTGCTTTTAGAATTACGGAAGTAAATAAAGAAGCTACAATATAAATACCTCATCAAGATTGTTCTTATTTCACGTGCGAGGGTCCTAGCATGCCTTATCCTGTACCCCTCTCGGATGCTCTCCTGACTTCACCGCTCTCTTTCTTGCTACGATGGTTGTCCTTTCTTTCCTTTAACAACAATGTCGGGAGGGGGGCCACTTTAGTTTTAGATTCAGAGCTACTTCCTTTATCCGAAAAAGTTTGTCCCTCAAATGAACATATCTAGCATCAAGTTAGTGTTACATACATTCATTTAAGACACAAGATTGGGACAAGCTTTTccgaacagagggagtatgaaGCACTCTTTTGTCCGAGGCACAAATGCTGCGATTTCTCACCCCCCCAAAAGATGGCACGTTTTGTCAAACCGGCCGGCAGCATTGTTCTCAACGACTCAATCCAGATCGCATAGTGATGGTAGTACGTGGTGCACACTTCCATGAGCCTTGACTATGGCATCTCCCGCGTGCCATCATTTCAAAAACAAATAAAGGAGGCGTGTCGTCGACTACTACACCGAGCAAGTTTTGAGGACGCTCCCGATCGAGTTTACTATACTCCTTTGTCTTGCGAAAGCAAGCTTCTCTTTCTAGAAAGAATAAAACTAGAGGCCCGTCCTAGTGGTGGTAGAAGAGGAAGAGAGGCGCTGGCTAAAATGGGTCAAGCAAGCAAAAGTCATCGGAGCGAGGAGCACTCGGCCTAGCAGCGGCTTAAAGAAAAGGTAGACGTGGTTATGAAGGCAAGTATACGAGGCGCGGCTCCCGCTTTTGGTGATGCAAATGGCATGGAGCCGGGGTGACTTTTTGGCCGCCTGATCGAGCAGCGAGGCGAGATGGTCCGTCCGATGCGGCGCGTTTGACCGCCGCGTTGGGCTCACCGTGCGTGTCGCCTTGCTCGTTTTGAGGCTAGTCATGGTGGAGAGTAActtatactagtatcatgcatatgatactagtgtatgatagtATCTTCACAGTGCATAGTAACATaaagtagtatcatagatgatcacatttattgtcatgcatgacacaaagtaacATAGCATTTAACATGATATGATACCTACCTATGTTACTCTAACCCTCTTTCCTCTTTAATTATGTGCCACATAAGCATATTTGCTAGTCCCAAGTGCATGTTACAGGTTATGTTACCCCCACTATGGTCAGCCTGAAGCATGGCGCCGAGGACTTTTACCGGAAGATGCAGCGATATTCAACCTTGTCACCGCGGATTCGCAGGCAACGACTATAGCTGAGTTGGTTTGAAAATACTAGGCCCTGTTCGGCTTACCTTCGCTCCACAGCTCCACTCCTAGAGATGGCATCCGCAGGGTATGGGTAAAAATGGATAGAGCCACCCCATACTCTTACCCGTCGACCCTAAACTTACCTATCAATCATACCCATACTCGTCGACCCTGAACTTACCTATCAATCATATTCATACCCGTCAAGGGTACAACTTTTTCCCATACCTGTCACCCGACAGGGTATATGGGTACCTACGGGTAAAAATACCCGTGTTTACAACATATCAATTGAATGGAAAATAGTTGTAAAAAACAACATATAATCATAAAGTATTAATAGCAATACATTTTAAACAACAATGTACAACAACACATTCTAATAAACAAAAATATTTGCCTATAGCGACACGTAAAAATGTTAAACAACAGCACATAATCATAAATAACAACACATAGGCATACACTTTAAGTTCAAAAAATCATGATAAATTATAGAGATAATTTGACTACACATTAGAGTTTTTATCTAGCTCGATTACGAGGGAAAAACTAATACATTAGGATATTAAAAAAAACACTTGTCAACATTTTAGATGGGTACATGGGTATGTGGGCATGGGTTATACGATCCCATACCCGTACCCTCTCTACCCGACGGGTATGATATTTTCCCCATTTAATTACCCATGCGTACATTTTTGTCCCATACCCTTACCCTAATAGGGTTTTTACCCGCAGGGTACGAGGGTAATGGGTACCCATTGCCATTCCTACTCCTGGAGCGGGTGGAGTCATAGTGAAAAACGCGGAGCGGCTGTTTCGTGGCTCCACAGCTTCTGCTATTTCGCGGAGCAGGTGGAATTCCGAAGAGGGCCTAGGATTACAACTTTTGTAGTGTGCTACACCTATAGCGGTACTACGATCGATGCTTTAAAATCATGTTTGCAGTAATTCTAGAGTTTGATTCAGTAGCGATTTTAACAACTTGCTCCCTCCTGTAAAAACCCTGATAACGGTAAAACCAAACTTAATTGAGTTGGATCTGTCGTCCGCTAGCAAGCAAGAAACTATTTGCCCCCGTGTCGCCCACCCAGAGTGACTCGGGGGACGACCCCCTCCTGTTACTATTGTAAAAGAAGGTTTATGCCACCATCTTACCAGTGACGAGTAGACCGAATGCTCGTCAAAGCCAAAAGAAATAATAACCCATGACATGTGAAAATGGCCGCTTGTCATTTGTAAAGATGTACCAATAGTGGGTCAGTATAGTGGCGAGAAACTACACGTCCACCACTGGTATGTCTAAATTGCTACACTTATGAATGATCTACGGAATTCACTTACAAACGTGATCTCCTTCTTTTTTGTGAAAAGTATAAGATCTATTATAGAAGTTCTTTGGATATACAAATTGGGCATGACGATCATGTAGGAGTACCGAGTTTGTTGTCCCGACTACCAGGTCCTCGATATCCTCAGGAACATCGGCCTACCTCACGGCACACGTGCACAAATATAAACTTATTTGTAGAGGTAATATCACCGGGAGTCATAAAACTTGCGCTCAATGTTCAGTTTGGTGCTAAAACTTCAAAAATACGGATTTATGGTCACATAACTTGTCCCCGCGTGCATATACGGTGCTTCCTCTCGTATCCAGCCACATGGCCTGTCCACATGGCGTGCCATCCCGGTGGAGGCCCACTTGTCAATGGTTGGGAATGCACAAGGCACTAGGTGACCATAGCACGCTGGATTTTTTTATAGAGAACTCTCTCACAATTTATTTAATGCGCACAAAGCCCTCAAATATAATGAAAAAAGATGGCACACATGGGGTTCAAACACGGGACCTGTCAATAAAATAGTCCGCCATACATCATTCCATCAGTGCCGATTGACGTTCAACATGATCAACTAAAATTCGTTTAATCACAAACAGAAGCCCCAACGCGAATTGAGTGACAAAAAAGGGTGGCCCAACAGATTTGATCTCTCAACCTCAAGCGTGGATACACTGCAGCTAAACGCTACAGTAAGTACCAACCAGTGCCTGTAAAGAGAGAAGCCCGATTTTATATATTGTCCACGGCCACTACTCTTATTCAGGTTCTTTTTCTCTCAGACCGAATTTTCGACAACCGATCAGTCCCCAGAAAATTTGGCGGTCCCCAGAAAAAATATTGTTGCCCGAAATTTTGAATTTAAACGACAAAAACTATGTCAAATATAATAACTTTTGTGTGTATACAATATCATAATGACATAGTTAGCTTAGTGGGAGGGGCCGCGATTCTATTCCTTGTATTGtgaaatatatttttctttattCATGCTCATTTATAAAAATGGTCTCGAACTGTAACAATGAATTGAACATGCAAACTTCTATATATTAGTAAAGCTGCACGTGCAATGCACATCTCAAATGTTGAGGGTgatatttggaaatatttcagaTGCAGAATAGGAAAGATTTGTTTTCAAAACAATAATCGTGATGTCAAAAAGAACATGTTTCATGTTAAATGGAAGTAGCTTATAGACAATGTAGCTTATCTTACATAATTTACTCCACTGATGTGAGTACACACTATTTTACAGGAATGCTCACTGGATTTGAAAAAAGACAATGTTTATAATAAAAGAAAAAATTGTTACATATCAATCTCAATACAGAACCATGAAGAAAGGCAAGGAAACCATCAATAGCATAGTTCACCTGAGAACTATCACCCGCCATCCAACCAGTAGATATAAAATATCAAAAAACAGCTAAAAAATAACATTATGCCATCTTTTTTTTTGAAGCAGATAAATTCCATGTTGAAGTACCAATAGCTCACTATTGAGTAGGCGTACATCTTAGAGGCCATATTCTTCAACATCCTGTCATAACCCGATGGCCTCTCACACACATCAGATTTTGCAAGTTGCTGTAGCAAAGCCAATAATAATCTGTCGACATATAAAACCAATACATGAAAGAGCTTTATTTTCTCATACATGAATTCTTGAACAAAAAAAAAGAATTATGTATCCAACGCAAGTTTACCTAGAGCATATAGAGAATGTCATGTTACTCTTAATAACACTTTAAATGCTTGATGGTACATGGTACTATAAATGCATTCAGTAATACAATATTTTACATAGGTTGCAAACAAAGCATCATGATTGTAACGTCAAGTCGCACAAAGTACGGACCAAAATGATGCCGCATCAATGAATTCAGGATGTAATTCCTCTCCTCTACCAGGCCGATTTATCTGCACATGTATGATGCAGACCCATATATTGGATAGACAAATGTAAAAAGAAGTAGCTGCTGAC contains:
- the LOC125539564 gene encoding WRKY transcription factor WRKY51-like; translated protein: MAVDLMGCYTPRRADDQLAIQEAATAGLRSLELLVSSLSGAAPSKAPQQHPQQPFGEIADQAVSKFRKVISILDRTGHARFRRGPVQSPPPPPPAPVAPPPPPPRPLAVVEPARPAPLTVVAPVSVAAPVPLPQPQSLTLDFTKPNLTMSGATSVTSTSFFSSVTAGEGSVSKGRSLVSAGKPPLSGHKRKPCAGAHSEANTTGSRCHCSKRRKNRVKTTVRVPAVSAKIADIPPDEYSWRKYGQKPIKGSPYPRGYYKCSTVRGCPARKHVERALDDPAMLVVTYEGEHRHSPGPMPMPMAPSPVPMPMGAPVAVASVSAGNGHV